One window of the Flavobacteriaceae bacterium YJPT1-3 genome contains the following:
- a CDS encoding long-chain fatty acid--CoA ligase, with protein sequence MNIKRLFDFPHHQLEQQNLEKALVTKYNGEWVATSTQEYIDQANCISRALLRLGVVPNEKIALISMTNRTEWNIMDIGILQTGAQNVPIYPTISEEDYEYVLNHSESTYCFVSCQEVLEKVNAIKDKVPSLKEVYSFDSINGCKNWKEVLDLGQDDSNQKEVEARMAAVTEDDLATLIYTSGTTGRPKGVMLSHKNIVSNALNSSERLPIADGTARALSFLPVCHIYERMLMYLYQYRSVNIYFAESLETISENLKEVSPHVMTAVPRLLEKVYDKIIAKGADLTGVKRKLFFWAVDVGLKYEPYGQNGWWYEQKLKLARKLIFSKWKEALGGELELVASGSAALQPRLARVFNAAEIGLMEGYGLTETSPVISVNDMRNGGFRIGTVGRPIPDTEVKIADDGEILCKGPQVMIGYYKDQEKTDEVLINGYFHTGDIGEIDPDGFLRITDRKKEMFKTSGGKYVAPQLIENMMKQSRFIEQIMVVGDGEKMPAAIIQPNFEFAREWAEKKGLKLGASNEELIANPKLIERIQQEVDTHNERFGKWERVKRFELTPDIWSIDDGHLTPTMKLKRRVVKDRYIHLYNKIYEHQN encoded by the coding sequence ATGAATATTAAACGACTCTTCGATTTTCCTCATCATCAACTGGAACAGCAGAACCTGGAGAAAGCACTGGTTACCAAGTACAACGGCGAATGGGTGGCCACCTCTACGCAGGAATATATTGACCAGGCCAATTGCATCAGCCGAGCCTTACTGCGGCTGGGCGTAGTTCCGAATGAAAAGATCGCCCTGATCTCGATGACCAATCGTACCGAGTGGAATATCATGGACATTGGCATTCTGCAGACAGGGGCTCAAAATGTACCCATTTATCCAACCATCTCTGAAGAAGATTATGAGTATGTACTTAACCACAGCGAGTCGACCTATTGTTTTGTGAGCTGTCAGGAAGTACTCGAAAAAGTGAATGCGATTAAAGATAAAGTCCCTTCCCTAAAAGAGGTGTATAGCTTCGACTCCATCAACGGTTGCAAAAATTGGAAAGAGGTGCTTGATCTTGGGCAGGATGACTCTAATCAGAAGGAAGTGGAGGCCCGCATGGCCGCGGTAACGGAAGATGATCTGGCTACCCTGATCTACACTTCTGGAACGACCGGCCGCCCTAAAGGGGTCATGCTTTCTCATAAGAACATTGTAAGTAATGCTTTAAATAGTTCAGAGCGTCTTCCAATTGCAGATGGCACGGCCAGAGCTTTGAGCTTTCTTCCGGTTTGCCATATTTACGAGCGCATGCTGATGTACCTCTATCAGTACAGAAGTGTTAATATCTATTTCGCTGAGTCTCTGGAAACCATAAGTGAAAACCTAAAAGAGGTAAGTCCGCACGTGATGACCGCAGTACCTCGACTCTTGGAGAAGGTGTACGACAAGATCATCGCCAAGGGAGCCGACCTGACCGGCGTGAAACGAAAGCTGTTTTTTTGGGCAGTAGATGTAGGACTTAAGTACGAGCCCTATGGCCAGAACGGTTGGTGGTACGAGCAAAAATTAAAGCTTGCGCGAAAGCTGATCTTCAGTAAATGGAAGGAAGCTTTGGGAGGAGAATTGGAATTGGTCGCTTCGGGTAGTGCTGCCCTACAGCCCCGATTGGCACGCGTTTTTAATGCCGCTGAGATCGGACTGATGGAAGGCTATGGCCTCACCGAAACTTCTCCGGTGATCTCGGTCAATGACATGAGGAATGGAGGTTTTCGTATTGGCACCGTGGGGCGCCCCATTCCGGACACGGAAGTAAAGATCGCTGACGATGGAGAGATCCTATGTAAAGGCCCGCAAGTAATGATAGGGTATTATAAAGATCAGGAAAAAACAGATGAGGTTTTGATCAACGGATATTTCCACACCGGTGATATTGGAGAGATCGATCCCGATGGGTTCTTACGAATTACTGATCGTAAGAAGGAAATGTTCAAAACTTCCGGTGGCAAATACGTGGCTCCACAATTGATCGAAAATATGATGAAGCAATCCCGCTTTATCGAGCAGATCATGGTGGTGGGCGATGGAGAAAAAATGCCAGCAGCCATCATTCAGCCTAATTTTGAATTTGCCCGGGAGTGGGCCGAAAAGAAAGGTCTTAAATTAGGCGCTTCCAATGAGGAATTGATCGCTAATCCAAAATTAATCGAGCGCATCCAGCAGGAAGTGGACACACACAACGAACGTTTCGGTAAGTGGGAACGGGTAAAACGCTTTGAGTTAACCCCCGATATTTGGAGTATTGATGATGGCCATCTCACGCCTACCATGAAATTAAAACGCCGCGTGGTGAAGGATCGCTATATCCATCTTTATAACAAAATCTACGAACACCAGAATTAA
- a CDS encoding M14 family zinc carboxypeptidase, giving the protein MNNRLLLACCLLLTSLLFAQQPQVYKRAKVYYSSPEGLERLAQAGIPVDHGIHKRNTFVISDFSTSEIAQIERSGYRLEVLVEDVDQEYQERKENAITPDLSKNAGCQNNTIDYATPVNYKSGSMGGYLNYQEVLDELDAMRALYPDLITTRADVGSFTTNGTAPAGYDLDIPIGGNSIQWVRISNNADVDEAESEILYTALHHAREPNSMQQLIFFMWYLLENYESDPQVKYLLDQTELYFIPVVNPDGYLYNQYTNPDGGGNWRKNRFNAYGVDNNRNYDYYINGDPGMGIWGGDGASSDTNNGTYHGPAPFSEPENQAIKFFVEQHEFVAALNNHSFGNLLLYPFGYTANTPSSEDALFQRISERMVSQNGYANILASELYSAAGDSDDFMYGTVGTHDKIYAMTPEIGSTFWPTPAEIEGINKAMVFHNLELGFMVNPYAIGVDQGTTFVDATTFEVPYELQVLGLITGGQDFTVSLVPVTSNIISTGPSNTYANRMTGEVLSDALTVTLANDIQNGEEILMDLVVSNGQLEQRSRVRRIYGAIATVFQDMGNSVTANFDNEGWGTTTSDFVSPSSSITDSPSGNYSANSTKYLTLNQTIDLTDAVAARVSFHARWEIEDGWDYVQFEASVDGGISWIPQCGNYSNGGSTNGTQPIGEPLYDGTQLDWVLEEIDLSDYLGSTVLFRFEFVSDPAVNLDGFYFDDLQVDVVESNLGLPESESLQFELFPNPATDIVTLQAPPGNYQASLYTIQGQQLMRQEFVGKTTFDLQQLASGLYFVSVMHEGRTVTFKLIKE; this is encoded by the coding sequence ATGAACAATCGGCTACTGCTCGCCTGCTGTTTGCTGTTGACGAGTCTGCTATTCGCTCAGCAACCTCAAGTCTATAAGCGTGCTAAAGTATATTACAGTAGCCCGGAAGGTCTTGAACGCTTAGCTCAAGCAGGGATCCCTGTGGATCACGGAATCCACAAGCGCAACACCTTTGTTATTTCTGACTTTTCCACTTCTGAAATTGCACAAATAGAGCGATCGGGCTACCGTTTGGAGGTCTTGGTAGAAGACGTTGATCAAGAATATCAAGAACGTAAAGAAAACGCAATTACCCCCGATCTATCAAAAAATGCAGGGTGTCAGAACAATACCATCGACTATGCGACCCCGGTAAATTACAAGTCGGGCTCCATGGGAGGTTATCTGAACTATCAGGAAGTGCTGGATGAATTAGATGCCATGCGAGCGCTTTATCCCGATTTGATCACTACCCGTGCTGACGTTGGGAGTTTTACAACCAATGGTACGGCTCCGGCCGGTTATGATCTCGATATTCCCATTGGCGGCAACTCCATACAGTGGGTGCGTATCTCTAACAACGCGGATGTGGATGAAGCAGAATCCGAAATTCTCTATACTGCTCTTCACCATGCGCGGGAGCCCAACTCCATGCAGCAGCTTATTTTCTTTATGTGGTATTTACTTGAAAATTACGAGAGTGATCCTCAGGTAAAATACCTGCTCGACCAGACCGAACTCTATTTCATCCCGGTGGTCAATCCGGATGGATACCTGTATAATCAATATACCAATCCTGATGGAGGCGGTAACTGGAGAAAGAATCGATTCAACGCCTATGGGGTCGATAACAACCGGAATTACGATTATTATATCAACGGTGACCCCGGGATGGGCATCTGGGGAGGCGATGGAGCCTCCAGCGATACTAATAATGGGACCTATCACGGACCGGCTCCATTCAGTGAACCCGAAAACCAGGCGATCAAATTTTTTGTGGAACAACACGAATTTGTGGCGGCTCTTAACAATCACAGTTTTGGAAATCTTTTGCTCTATCCTTTTGGGTATACCGCCAACACCCCTTCTTCAGAAGACGCCCTGTTTCAACGTATCTCAGAACGAATGGTCAGTCAAAACGGTTACGCCAATATACTCGCCTCTGAGCTGTACAGTGCGGCCGGTGACAGTGATGATTTTATGTACGGCACGGTTGGTACGCATGACAAGATATACGCCATGACCCCTGAAATTGGATCCACTTTTTGGCCTACTCCGGCGGAGATCGAAGGCATCAATAAAGCGATGGTATTCCACAATCTGGAATTGGGCTTTATGGTTAATCCCTATGCTATTGGTGTAGATCAGGGCACAACCTTCGTCGACGCCACTACCTTTGAGGTGCCTTACGAACTACAAGTATTGGGCTTGATCACCGGTGGACAGGACTTCACGGTAAGCCTAGTCCCAGTGACCAGCAACATCATCAGCACAGGTCCCTCCAATACATATGCTAACCGAATGACGGGAGAGGTGCTAAGCGACGCCCTAACTGTGACCTTAGCTAATGATATCCAAAACGGAGAAGAGATCCTGATGGACCTGGTCGTGAGCAATGGTCAACTGGAACAACGATCTCGGGTGCGCCGAATCTATGGGGCTATTGCGACCGTCTTCCAGGATATGGGAAACTCTGTCACTGCTAATTTCGATAATGAAGGTTGGGGAACCACTACCAGTGATTTTGTATCGCCCTCCTCCTCCATCACCGATTCTCCATCCGGCAATTACAGCGCTAACAGCACTAAATACCTCACCCTCAATCAAACGATCGATCTTACAGATGCCGTTGCTGCCCGGGTTTCTTTTCATGCACGCTGGGAAATAGAAGACGGTTGGGATTATGTTCAGTTTGAAGCCTCGGTGGATGGTGGTATTAGCTGGATTCCCCAGTGTGGAAACTATTCCAACGGCGGCAGCACCAACGGCACCCAGCCCATCGGAGAACCCCTCTATGATGGCACGCAGCTGGATTGGGTTTTAGAGGAAATTGATTTATCCGACTACCTGGGAAGTACGGTTCTCTTCCGATTTGAATTTGTTAGCGATCCTGCGGTTAATTTGGATGGCTTTTATTTTGATGATCTGCAGGTAGATGTAGTGGAAAGCAACTTAGGCCTACCTGAATCCGAATCTCTGCAATTCGAGTTATTTCCCAATCCTGCGACCGATATCGTTACTCTACAAGCCCCTCCCGGTAACTATCAGGCAAGTCTATACACGATACAGGGTCAACAACTGATGCGTCAGGAATTTGTAGGTAAGACCACCTTTGACCTTCAGCAACTAGCCAGCGGTCTCTACTTCGTCTCTGTTATGCATGAAGGAAGGACCGTTACCTTTAAGCTTATTAAAGAATAG
- a CDS encoding MarR family transcriptional regulator translates to MQEMTIDHALRATWQAVTKMYNEQAAQFDSTMATGFALLSIDPDEGTPSTALGPRMGMEATSLSRTLKSMEQRGLIERRPNPEDGRGVLIYLTDFGKEKRAYSKERVLTFNAAVRNRVAPEKIEHFFETIEAINDLIQNKKIFNQNEELASKE, encoded by the coding sequence ATGCAAGAAATGACCATTGACCATGCTTTACGGGCCACCTGGCAAGCAGTCACTAAAATGTACAATGAGCAGGCAGCTCAGTTCGACAGCACCATGGCCACCGGATTTGCACTACTCAGCATTGATCCGGATGAAGGCACTCCGTCCACGGCTTTAGGTCCGCGAATGGGCATGGAAGCGACCAGCCTTTCGCGAACGCTAAAATCGATGGAGCAAAGAGGATTGATTGAACGTCGTCCTAATCCTGAAGATGGTCGCGGAGTACTGATCTATTTGACCGATTTCGGTAAAGAAAAAAGAGCCTATTCTAAAGAACGTGTACTCACGTTTAACGCCGCGGTCCGCAACCGCGTAGCTCCAGAAAAAATCGAACATTTTTTTGAGACCATTGAAGCCATAAATGACCTCATACAGAATAAAAAGATATTTAACCAAAACGAAGAACTAGCATCAAAAGAATGA
- the purL gene encoding phosphoribosylformylglycinamidine synthase produces the protein MIHFFGNPDQTIYAVQSLQSFSAEDVEKLNWLFGEAPHIESASIDAFFIGPRATMITPWSTNATEITQNMGIAGIIRIEQFQGCSADYEEYDTMLSQKYEGLDQALFTIAVTPEEILEIEDIAGYNEQEGLALSPEEIDYLKQVSERIGRRLTDSEVFGFSQVNSEHCRHKIFNGTFVIDNEEKPSSLFKLIKKTTAQHPNGVVSAYKDNVAFLSGPKAVQFAPVKADVPDFYKEQEFDSVISLKAETHNFPTTVEPFNGAATGSGGEIRDRLAGGKGSIPLAGTAVYMTAYSRLEEQRPWENVPARNWLYQTPLDILIKASNGASDFGNKFGQPLINGSILTFEHQEHDRMLGYDKVIMQAGGIGYGKREQAQKDTPQQGDQIIVMGGENYRIGMGGAAVSSADTGAFSSGIELNAIQRSNPEMQKRAANAIRGLVESKHNPIISIHDHGAGGHLNCLSELVEETGGEIDLDQLPVGDPTLSSKEIIGNESQERMGLVIGKQDTAYLKRVAERERAPLYEVGEVTGDHRFTFRSKTTGKSPMDLDLHDMFGSSPQTVMRDTTIKRDYEEVHYSLEHFHDYLEAVLQLEAVACKDWLTNKVDRCVGGRVAKQQCAGPLQLPLNNLGVMALDFKGKEGIATAMGHAPVSALIDPVAGSRNAIAEALTNLVWAPLENGLQSVSLSANWMWPCNNPGEDARLYEAVKSISDFAIELGINVPTGKDSLSMKQKYPDGEVLAPGTVIISAAGHCKDIKKVVEPVLQYGGSSLYYLRMSSDSFKLGGSSFAQIRNKVGRETPSIKDASAFAKAFSTLQQAIDENLILAGHDVASGGLITTLLEMCFPTPGVGATFDLNGLEETDLIKLLFAENAGVVIQASKDDALEALFDDNQVSLTRIGQPTNKEELVLRNHGVELGLNIPSLRDTWYKTSYLLDRKQTAAELAKVRYDNYAQQPLAFRFSPEFDGHLPSNKMDVERPKAAILREKGSNSEREMANAMYLAGFDVKDVHMTDLISGRETLEDIQFIGAVGGFSNSDVLGSAKGWAGAFKYNEKARTALKRFFEREDTLSIGICNGCQLFMELELIHPEHEQHGKMTYNDSGKHESAFTSVEIGENRSVMLGNMQGAQLGVWISHGEGKFELPLDREHYHIVATYGYEQYPANPNGSTYNTAMLCDKTGRHLVTMPHIERSIFPWNWAYYPRHRTDEVSPWLQAFRNARSWILENS, from the coding sequence ATGATCCATTTTTTCGGTAATCCAGACCAAACCATATACGCCGTCCAAAGCCTTCAATCGTTTTCTGCTGAGGATGTTGAAAAATTGAACTGGCTGTTTGGCGAAGCACCTCATATTGAATCGGCGTCTATTGACGCTTTTTTTATTGGTCCCCGAGCTACCATGATTACGCCCTGGAGCACCAATGCCACTGAGATCACTCAAAATATGGGCATAGCCGGAATCATTCGCATCGAACAATTCCAGGGCTGTAGCGCTGACTATGAGGAGTACGATACTATGCTTTCACAAAAATACGAAGGACTGGATCAGGCGCTCTTTACGATTGCGGTAACCCCGGAAGAGATCCTCGAGATCGAAGACATTGCGGGCTATAATGAACAAGAAGGTTTGGCCCTGTCTCCAGAGGAGATCGACTACTTGAAGCAGGTGTCGGAACGCATCGGACGCCGACTCACCGATTCTGAGGTTTTTGGATTTAGTCAGGTCAATTCAGAGCATTGCCGGCATAAGATCTTCAATGGCACTTTTGTCATTGATAATGAGGAGAAGCCAAGTTCGCTGTTTAAACTGATCAAAAAAACAACGGCTCAACATCCCAATGGCGTGGTGTCCGCCTACAAGGACAATGTGGCCTTTTTGTCCGGTCCTAAGGCTGTACAATTTGCTCCGGTGAAGGCTGATGTACCCGACTTCTACAAAGAACAGGAATTCGACAGTGTGATCTCGCTCAAGGCAGAAACCCATAATTTCCCCACCACGGTGGAACCCTTCAATGGGGCCGCTACCGGTTCAGGTGGTGAGATCAGAGACCGTCTAGCAGGAGGAAAAGGGTCGATTCCCCTGGCAGGGACTGCTGTGTACATGACCGCCTATTCCCGCCTGGAAGAGCAGCGCCCCTGGGAGAATGTACCGGCGCGAAACTGGTTGTACCAAACGCCCTTGGACATATTGATCAAGGCTTCCAATGGAGCCTCTGATTTTGGAAATAAATTTGGGCAGCCTTTGATCAATGGTTCCATACTCACCTTTGAACATCAGGAACATGACCGCATGCTGGGTTACGATAAAGTGATCATGCAGGCTGGTGGTATTGGATACGGCAAACGCGAACAAGCACAAAAAGACACGCCTCAACAAGGCGATCAGATCATCGTGATGGGTGGAGAGAACTACCGCATCGGAATGGGTGGAGCGGCAGTCTCCAGTGCCGATACCGGAGCCTTTTCCAGCGGTATCGAGCTGAATGCCATCCAGCGTTCCAATCCCGAGATGCAGAAAAGAGCGGCAAATGCCATACGGGGGCTGGTAGAAAGTAAACACAATCCTATCATCTCCATTCATGACCACGGCGCCGGGGGTCATTTGAATTGTCTTTCTGAACTGGTAGAAGAGACCGGCGGAGAGATCGATCTTGATCAATTACCCGTAGGGGATCCCACCCTTTCCAGTAAGGAGATCATCGGGAATGAATCTCAGGAGCGCATGGGGCTGGTCATCGGCAAGCAAGATACGGCCTACCTGAAACGAGTTGCAGAACGGGAACGAGCCCCTCTTTACGAAGTAGGAGAGGTAACCGGCGATCATCGCTTTACTTTTCGATCAAAAACGACCGGGAAAAGTCCGATGGATCTGGACTTGCACGACATGTTCGGGAGCTCTCCACAGACGGTGATGCGCGATACCACGATCAAGCGTGATTACGAAGAGGTCCATTATAGCCTGGAGCATTTTCATGATTACCTGGAGGCGGTTCTACAATTGGAGGCCGTGGCTTGTAAGGACTGGCTGACGAATAAAGTCGATCGCTGTGTGGGTGGTCGGGTAGCCAAGCAGCAATGCGCCGGTCCCCTCCAATTACCCCTAAACAATCTGGGTGTGATGGCCCTTGATTTCAAAGGAAAAGAAGGCATTGCAACGGCCATGGGGCACGCACCGGTCAGTGCCTTGATCGATCCCGTTGCCGGAAGCCGAAATGCAATTGCTGAAGCGCTGACCAATCTGGTCTGGGCCCCGCTCGAAAACGGATTACAATCGGTATCCTTGTCGGCCAACTGGATGTGGCCCTGTAATAATCCCGGAGAAGACGCTCGCCTGTACGAGGCCGTTAAAAGCATTTCTGATTTTGCCATCGAGCTTGGCATCAATGTACCCACCGGTAAGGATTCCTTATCCATGAAACAGAAATATCCGGACGGTGAAGTACTGGCCCCGGGTACGGTGATCATTTCGGCAGCCGGACATTGTAAAGACATTAAGAAAGTAGTAGAACCAGTATTGCAGTATGGTGGCAGTTCGTTGTATTATCTACGGATGTCAAGCGATTCCTTCAAGTTGGGCGGCAGTTCATTTGCCCAGATAAGAAATAAAGTAGGTCGTGAAACGCCCTCGATCAAGGATGCGTCCGCTTTCGCGAAAGCGTTCTCAACACTACAACAAGCCATTGACGAGAATTTAATTCTGGCAGGGCATGATGTGGCCAGCGGAGGTCTGATCACGACCCTACTAGAAATGTGCTTCCCAACTCCCGGAGTGGGCGCTACCTTCGACTTAAACGGCCTTGAGGAAACTGATCTGATCAAACTTCTATTTGCTGAAAATGCCGGGGTGGTCATTCAAGCCAGCAAGGATGATGCGCTGGAAGCGCTGTTTGATGATAATCAGGTATCCTTAACCCGCATCGGGCAACCTACCAATAAGGAAGAGTTAGTGCTTCGCAACCACGGCGTCGAACTAGGCCTGAATATTCCTTCCTTGCGAGACACCTGGTATAAGACTTCCTATCTTTTGGATCGGAAACAAACCGCAGCTGAGCTGGCCAAAGTGCGCTACGATAATTATGCACAACAACCATTAGCCTTTCGCTTCTCCCCAGAGTTTGACGGTCATTTACCCTCCAACAAAATGGATGTAGAACGACCAAAAGCAGCAATTCTTAGAGAAAAAGGAAGCAATTCAGAACGCGAGATGGCCAATGCCATGTATTTGGCCGGTTTTGATGTGAAAGACGTCCATATGACCGATTTGATCAGTGGACGGGAAACTTTAGAAGATATACAATTCATCGGTGCCGTAGGTGGCTTTAGCAATTCTGATGTCCTAGGTTCAGCCAAAGGCTGGGCCGGAGCGTTTAAATACAATGAAAAAGCACGAACCGCTTTAAAGCGCTTTTTCGAACGGGAAGACACCCTGTCGATTGGGATCTGCAATGGCTGTCAATTATTCATGGAATTGGAATTGATCCATCCGGAGCATGAGCAACACGGGAAGATGACCTATAACGATTCCGGGAAACACGAAAGCGCCTTTACCAGTGTAGAGATTGGCGAGAATCGCTCGGTTATGCTTGGGAATATGCAGGGTGCTCAGTTGGGCGTCTGGATCTCCCATGGCGAGGGAAAATTTGAACTGCCATTGGATCGGGAACACTATCACATCGTCGCAACCTACGGTTACGAGCAGTATCCTGCCAATCCTAACGGATCGACTTACAATACAGCCATGCTCTGTGATAAGACCGGAAGACATTTGGTCACCATGCCGCATATCGAACGATCTATTTTCCCCTGGAACTGGGCCTACTATCCACGCCATAGAACGGACGAGGTGAGTCCGTGGCTGCAGGCGTTCCGCAATGCCAGAAGTTGGATTTTGGAAAATTCGTAA
- a CDS encoding 3-hydroxyacyl-CoA dehydrogenase/enoyl-CoA hydratase family protein, with protein sequence MSKRRIKKVAVIGSGIMGSGIACHFANIGVEVLLLDIVPRELTDKEKAKGLTLEDEVVRNRLVNESLQNALKSKPSPIYHKDFANRIATGNMEDDIAKVSEVDWIIEVVVERLDIKKQVFEKLEQHRTPGTLITTNTSGIPIKFMNEGRSEDFQKHFCGTHFFNPARYLKLFEIIPGPNTDQEVLDFLNGYGEKFLGKTSVVAKDTPAFIGNRIGIFSIMSLFHTVKEMGMTVEEVDKLTGPVIGRPKSATFRTVDVVGLDTLVHVANGIHENCPDDERHDLFKLPDFIQTMVDNQWLGSKSGQGFYKKVRNDDGSSEIKTLDLDSMEYRENKKASFGTLELTKSIDKVADRFEVLVNGKDKAGEFYRKSFGELFAYVQHRIPEITDALYKIDDAMKAGFGWGHGPFEIWDAIGFEKGVELIKAQDRDLADWVQEMADSGKKSFYEVRDGATFYYDIPAKAYQKKPGQDAFIILDNIRKSAEVFKNSGVVVEDLGDGILNVEFTSKMNSIGGDVLAGINKAIDLAEKDFAGVVIGNQGANFSVGANIGMIFMMAVEQEYDELNQAVKYFQDTCMRLRYSSIPTVVAPHGMTLGGGCEMTLHADRVVAAAESYIGLVEFGVGVIPGGGGSKEMALRASDTFEKNDVELNRLQEYFLAIGMAKVSTSAYEAYDTGILKPGKDIVIVNRDRQIAAAKEVCKFMADQGYTQPIQRKDVKVLGKQALGMFLVGTDSMEAGKYISEHDKKIANKLAYVMAGGDLSEPSYVSEQYLLDLEREAFLSLTTERKTLERLEHMIKKNKPLRN encoded by the coding sequence ATGAGCAAACGTAGAATCAAAAAAGTAGCAGTAATTGGATCTGGTATCATGGGAAGCGGGATTGCTTGCCATTTTGCCAACATTGGTGTAGAGGTACTCTTGTTGGATATAGTACCTCGCGAATTGACGGATAAAGAAAAGGCGAAAGGCCTTACCCTCGAAGACGAGGTGGTACGCAATCGCCTGGTCAATGAATCCTTGCAGAACGCGCTAAAGTCTAAGCCCTCTCCTATCTATCACAAAGATTTCGCTAATCGTATCGCTACCGGCAATATGGAAGATGATATCGCCAAGGTAAGTGAGGTCGATTGGATCATAGAGGTGGTCGTGGAGCGCCTGGATATTAAGAAACAGGTCTTCGAAAAATTAGAACAACACCGCACCCCGGGCACCCTGATTACCACGAACACGTCGGGGATCCCTATTAAATTCATGAATGAGGGGCGCAGTGAAGACTTTCAAAAACACTTCTGCGGTACGCATTTCTTCAATCCTGCCCGCTACCTGAAGCTTTTTGAGATCATACCGGGCCCAAACACCGATCAGGAAGTGCTTGATTTCTTGAATGGTTATGGTGAGAAATTCTTAGGAAAAACCAGCGTGGTCGCTAAAGATACTCCCGCATTTATTGGAAATCGAATCGGGATCTTCAGCATCATGAGTCTTTTCCACACCGTTAAGGAAATGGGGATGACCGTGGAAGAAGTAGACAAATTGACCGGACCGGTTATTGGAAGGCCAAAGTCTGCCACCTTCCGTACCGTTGATGTAGTAGGATTGGACACCTTGGTCCATGTGGCTAATGGTATTCATGAAAATTGTCCGGATGATGAGCGTCATGACTTGTTCAAATTGCCGGACTTCATTCAGACCATGGTAGACAACCAATGGCTGGGTAGCAAATCAGGCCAGGGCTTCTATAAAAAGGTCCGTAATGACGATGGATCCAGCGAGATCAAAACACTGGACCTGGATAGCATGGAGTACCGGGAGAACAAAAAAGCATCCTTTGGTACTTTAGAGCTTACAAAAAGCATTGACAAGGTGGCTGATCGCTTCGAAGTATTGGTCAATGGAAAGGATAAGGCCGGCGAATTTTATCGCAAGAGTTTCGGGGAACTGTTTGCCTATGTGCAGCACCGTATTCCGGAAATCACAGATGCTCTATATAAAATTGATGATGCCATGAAAGCCGGATTTGGCTGGGGTCACGGTCCCTTTGAGATCTGGGACGCTATTGGCTTCGAAAAAGGAGTTGAACTCATTAAGGCTCAGGATCGGGACTTAGCGGACTGGGTGCAGGAAATGGCCGATTCTGGTAAGAAATCGTTTTATGAAGTCCGTGATGGAGCCACCTTCTATTATGACATTCCTGCGAAAGCATACCAGAAAAAACCGGGACAGGATGCTTTCATCATCCTGGATAATATTCGTAAATCAGCAGAGGTATTCAAGAATAGCGGCGTAGTGGTCGAAGATCTGGGCGATGGCATTCTCAATGTGGAGTTTACTTCCAAAATGAATAGTATTGGTGGTGATGTGCTGGCCGGAATCAATAAGGCCATCGATCTGGCGGAGAAAGATTTTGCCGGAGTAGTCATTGGGAACCAAGGTGCCAACTTCTCTGTAGGCGCCAATATCGGAATGATCTTCATGATGGCTGTGGAGCAGGAATACGATGAGTTGAATCAGGCCGTAAAATACTTCCAGGATACTTGTATGCGCTTGCGTTATTCGAGCATTCCAACGGTAGTGGCCCCTCATGGGATGACTCTGGGTGGAGGCTGTGAAATGACCTTACACGCTGACCGTGTAGTGGCTGCCGCGGAAAGTTACATTGGCCTAGTTGAATTTGGTGTCGGGGTCATCCCCGGAGGTGGAGGCTCAAAGGAAATGGCCTTACGTGCCTCAGATACCTTTGAGAAAAACGATGTCGAACTCAACCGTCTGCAGGAATACTTCCTGGCCATCGGAATGGCCAAAGTTTCTACCTCGGCCTATGAGGCGTACGATACCGGTATTTTGAAACCCGGTAAAGACATTGTAATCGTCAATCGGGATCGTCAGATCGCAGCTGCCAAAGAAGTCTGCAAGTTTATGGCTGATCAGGGCTACACTCAGCCTATCCAGCGCAAAGATGTTAAAGTATTAGGGAAGCAAGCATTAGGTATGTTCCTGGTGGGAACCGACTCTATGGAAGCAGGTAAGTACATCAGCGAACACGACAAAAAAATCGCCAACAAACTGGCCTATGTAATGGCTGGTGGAGATCTATCCGAGCCGAGTTATGTGAGCGAACAATACTTATTAGACCTGGAGCGCGAAGCGTTCTTAAGTCTGACCACCGAGCGTAAAACCTTGGAGCGTTTAGAGCATATGATCAAAAAGAACAAGCCACTTAGAAATTAA